A region of Geobacillus sp. 46C-IIa DNA encodes the following proteins:
- a CDS encoding bifunctional homocysteine S-methyltransferase/methylenetetrahydrofolate reductase, with protein MGLLDDLKQRVLIADGAMGTLLYSHGVDRCFEELNLSKPEEIVHIHEAYIAAGADVIQTNTYGANYVKLARYGLQDEVPAINRAAVRLARQAANGRAYVLGTIGGLRTLNKSAVPLDEVKRTFREQLFVLLAEGVDGVLLETYYDLEELETVLTIARKETDLPIIAHVSLHEVGVLQDGTPLADALARLEALGADVVGLNCRLGPYHMLRSLEEVPLPTRAVLSAYPNASLPDYRDGRLVYETNAEYFEETAKAFRDQGVRLIGGCCGTTPKHIEAMARALHDRTPVTKKTVKQRAVSVSVQSDIPLAATPLPELARARRSVIVELDPPKKLGIDKFLAGAKALHDAGIDALTLADNSLATPRISNVAVGSIVKERLGVRPLIHITCRDRNLIGLQSHLMGLHTLGITDVLAITGDPSKIGDFPGATSVYDLSSFDLIRLISQFNEGLSYSGKPLGQKTNFSIGAAFNPNVRHLDKAVERMEKKIQCGAHYFLTQPIYSEEKIVDVHEATKQLDAPIYIGIMPLVSARNAEFLHHEVPGITLSDEIRARMAACGNDPVQAAREGIAIAKALIDAAFDLFHGIYLITPFLRYDMTVELVRYIHEKEAAAKERKVVHG; from the coding sequence GTGGGATTGCTTGATGACCTGAAACAACGCGTGCTGATCGCCGATGGCGCGATGGGGACGCTTCTCTATTCGCATGGCGTTGACCGTTGTTTTGAAGAATTGAATCTATCGAAACCGGAAGAAATCGTCCATATTCACGAAGCGTATATCGCCGCGGGCGCCGACGTCATTCAGACAAACACATACGGCGCCAACTACGTCAAGCTCGCCCGCTACGGCTTGCAAGATGAAGTGCCGGCCATCAATCGGGCGGCGGTGCGGCTCGCTAGGCAAGCGGCGAACGGTCGGGCGTACGTGCTTGGGACAATCGGCGGGCTGCGCACGTTAAACAAAAGCGCCGTGCCGCTTGATGAAGTGAAGCGGACGTTCCGCGAGCAACTGTTTGTCTTGCTGGCGGAGGGAGTGGACGGCGTGCTGCTGGAGACGTATTACGATTTGGAAGAGTTGGAGACGGTGCTCACCATCGCCCGCAAAGAGACGGACTTGCCGATCATCGCCCATGTATCGCTCCATGAAGTCGGCGTCTTGCAAGATGGCACGCCGCTCGCGGACGCCCTTGCCCGTTTAGAGGCGCTCGGGGCCGATGTCGTCGGACTGAACTGTCGTCTCGGTCCGTATCATATGCTTCGGTCGCTTGAAGAAGTGCCGCTGCCAACGCGCGCCGTTTTATCGGCGTACCCGAACGCAAGCCTCCCCGACTACCGCGACGGCCGGCTCGTCTATGAGACGAATGCCGAATACTTCGAGGAAACGGCCAAGGCGTTTCGCGATCAAGGGGTGCGCTTGATCGGCGGTTGTTGCGGCACGACGCCGAAACATATTGAAGCGATGGCTCGGGCGCTTCATGATCGAACCCCTGTCACGAAAAAAACAGTCAAACAGCGCGCCGTGTCGGTGTCGGTCCAATCTGACATTCCATTGGCAGCGACGCCGCTTCCGGAATTAGCCCGCGCCCGCCGCTCGGTGATCGTTGAGCTTGACCCGCCGAAAAAACTGGGCATTGACAAATTTCTCGCCGGAGCGAAAGCGCTCCATGATGCCGGCATTGACGCGCTGACGTTGGCCGACAACTCGCTCGCCACGCCGCGCATCAGCAACGTCGCCGTCGGTTCGATCGTGAAAGAGCGGCTCGGCGTCCGTCCGCTCATCCATATTACGTGCCGCGACCGCAACTTGATCGGCCTGCAGTCGCACTTGATGGGCCTGCATACGCTCGGCATCACCGATGTGCTCGCCATTACCGGCGACCCGTCGAAAATCGGCGACTTTCCAGGAGCGACATCGGTGTACGATTTATCGTCGTTCGATTTAATCCGCTTAATCAGCCAGTTCAATGAAGGATTGTCGTACTCAGGCAAACCGCTTGGGCAAAAAACGAACTTCTCGATCGGCGCGGCGTTCAATCCGAACGTCCGTCACTTGGATAAGGCCGTTGAACGGATGGAGAAAAAAATTCAATGCGGCGCCCATTATTTCTTGACCCAGCCGATTTATTCGGAAGAGAAAATCGTCGACGTGCACGAAGCGACGAAACAGTTGGATGCGCCGATTTACATCGGCATTATGCCGCTTGTGAGCGCGCGCAACGCCGAGTTTTTGCACCATGAAGTGCCGGGCATTACGCTCTCTGACGAGATTCGCGCCCGCATGGCCGCCTGCGGCAACGACCCGGTGCAGGCAGCGCGCGAAGGAATCGCCATCGCCAAAGCGCTCATTGACGCAGCGTTCGACTTGTTTCACGGCATTTATTTAATTACGCCGTTTTTGCGTTACGACATGACGGTGGAGCTTGTCCGCTACATTCACGAAAAAGAAGCGGCCGCGAAAGAAAGGAAGGTTGTCCATGGCTAA
- a CDS encoding DUF1572 domain-containing protein, with amino-acid sequence MNISQEYLRVVRARFLDMKKTAERAIGQCSEEQLFHCFHEETNSIAIIVKHMSGNMVSRWTDFFSSDGEKTDRNRDDEFIHDFHTRKEVMDCWEKGWSTFFQTLNELQETDLLRTVTIRGEPHSVIEAIERQMYHYSYHIGQIVYVAKQLNANNWKTLTIPRSRKTT; translated from the coding sequence ATGAACATCAGCCAAGAATATTTGCGGGTGGTGCGCGCGCGCTTTCTCGACATGAAAAAGACCGCCGAACGGGCTATAGGCCAATGTTCGGAGGAACAGCTGTTCCATTGCTTTCATGAGGAGACAAACAGCATCGCCATCATTGTCAAACATATGAGCGGAAATATGGTGTCGCGCTGGACAGACTTTTTTTCATCGGACGGGGAAAAAACGGACCGAAACCGCGATGATGAGTTTATCCATGACTTCCATACGCGCAAAGAAGTCATGGATTGCTGGGAAAAGGGGTGGTCCACTTTCTTTCAGACGCTGAATGAACTGCAAGAAACGGATTTGTTGCGGACGGTCACGATCCGCGGTGAACCCCATTCTGTCATCGAAGCGATTGAGCGGCAAATGTACCATTATTCGTATCATATCGGACAAATCGTCTATGTCGCGAAACAACTGAATGCAAACAACTGGAAAACACTGACCATACCAAGAAGTCGAAAAACAACATAG